In Vibrio lentus, a single genomic region encodes these proteins:
- a CDS encoding VanZ family protein, whose translation MCSKTTDLKSAVVESNKVISEQRQTSWKRVGLFLIVLSLGGMASLAKSLDLLTGLIVQLENKVGGDIVLHLAVSVCLGASACWAGMTNKPKRHFFYFSGRQAALIVLSISLVSLDEAMQYFISTRTFSVNDWFANMVGLFIGIGIYQLFSIYRIKQQLSA comes from the coding sequence ATGTGTAGCAAGACAACAGATTTAAAAAGTGCAGTTGTTGAGAGTAACAAAGTGATTTCTGAACAAAGACAAACGAGCTGGAAGCGGGTAGGACTCTTTTTAATCGTGCTATCGCTAGGTGGAATGGCTTCGTTGGCCAAATCTTTAGACCTTCTAACGGGGCTAATCGTCCAGCTAGAAAATAAAGTGGGTGGTGATATCGTTTTGCATCTGGCGGTTTCTGTTTGTTTAGGTGCTAGTGCCTGCTGGGCTGGTATGACGAATAAGCCAAAACGCCACTTCTTTTACTTTAGTGGACGGCAAGCCGCGCTCATTGTTTTAAGTATCAGCTTAGTCAGCCTAGACGAAGCGATGCAGTATTTTATTTCTACGCGAACATTTTCAGTTAATGACTGGTTCGCGAACATGGTTGGTTTGTTTATCGGAATAGGTATCTATCAACTTTTCTCAATTTATCGGATTAAGCAACAGCTATCAGCTTAG
- a CDS encoding O-antigen ligase family protein, translating into MRLNTFSFYSLLTLLVWLPIPLGSNRIWAWSIAGVWVGTTLIAAVLSFRSHWQAFPFQRLNQFKWLILPIAIFQLWTALQLLPMSELPLTFMSPMASLAYEQVHLVTNTQGLGQISVDAFSTYCSLIKGLVYLLFIVLAIVLIDTKERIKWVLSALLLSGCFQAVYGALVLLFGFEFSPIFGIRLPDVATGSFIYKNHLANYMMMCLCLGAGLLVSQLHVSSSGSWHIRIQRWVSGLISNKMVVRCGLIMMVIALVMTRSRMGNTAFFAATLIGGFTALLFYNQKPRALVALVISLVLIDTVVVGSLFGLAKVKDRLEQTAMEKETRVEVVDWGTLMVEQAPLTGYGAGSFHSTFPKFSFWNIGYYDHAHNEYLQFAVESGLPMTLMLGTMLFVALYKTVQTMRKRRSKTMKGTALGCYMAIVGMLIHISVDFNLQPSANAMTFLMVLVLVGVSSVLPSGKRRTSTQESHNV; encoded by the coding sequence ATGCGTTTGAATACTTTTAGCTTCTATAGCTTACTTACATTGTTAGTTTGGTTGCCTATTCCATTAGGCTCTAACCGCATATGGGCATGGTCCATTGCAGGAGTTTGGGTTGGCACTACTTTAATCGCAGCGGTTCTGAGTTTTCGTTCTCATTGGCAAGCATTCCCTTTTCAACGCCTGAATCAGTTCAAATGGTTGATTTTACCCATTGCTATTTTTCAATTGTGGACGGCATTGCAACTACTGCCAATGTCTGAGCTTCCATTGACGTTTATGTCGCCAATGGCTTCTTTGGCTTATGAACAGGTACATTTAGTAACGAATACACAAGGTTTGGGGCAAATTAGTGTTGATGCTTTCAGTACATATTGCAGCCTAATTAAAGGCTTGGTTTACCTGTTGTTCATCGTGTTAGCTATCGTGCTAATCGATACGAAAGAACGTATTAAATGGGTACTCAGTGCTTTGTTGTTGAGTGGCTGTTTCCAAGCCGTTTACGGCGCGTTAGTGTTGTTGTTTGGGTTCGAGTTTTCACCGATTTTTGGTATTCGTTTGCCCGATGTCGCAACGGGCTCATTTATCTATAAAAATCACTTAGCCAACTACATGATGATGTGCCTGTGTTTAGGTGCGGGATTACTAGTTTCACAACTTCATGTGTCTTCCTCTGGTTCTTGGCATATTCGAATTCAACGTTGGGTATCAGGGTTAATTTCTAACAAAATGGTTGTGCGTTGCGGCCTAATTATGATGGTTATCGCGCTTGTAATGACGCGTTCCAGAATGGGTAACACGGCATTTTTCGCTGCTACCTTGATTGGCGGATTCACAGCATTATTGTTTTATAACCAAAAGCCGCGCGCACTAGTCGCACTAGTCATCAGTTTGGTCTTGATTGATACCGTTGTTGTCGGGTCTTTGTTTGGTTTAGCCAAAGTAAAAGATCGCTTAGAACAAACCGCTATGGAGAAAGAAACACGAGTAGAAGTGGTCGATTGGGGAACGTTAATGGTTGAGCAAGCCCCACTCACTGGATATGGAGCGGGTAGCTTTCATTCTACATTTCCTAAGTTTAGTTTTTGGAACATTGGTTATTACGATCATGCGCACAACGAGTATTTGCAATTTGCCGTGGAATCAGGTTTACCGATGACGTTAATGTTGGGAACAATGCTTTTTGTCGCTTTGTATAAAACGGTTCAAACCATGCGTAAACGCCGTAGTAAAACCATGAAAGGGACAGCGCTTGGCTGCTACATGGCCATTGTTGGCATGCTGATTCACATTTCCGTGGATTTTAATCTCCAACCTTCTGCTAATGCCATGACGTTTTTAATGGTCTTGGTGCTAGTCGGGGTGTCATCTGTATTGCCATCAGGCAAACGCCGTACGTCTACACAAGAGAGTCACAATGTTTAA
- a CDS encoding low molecular weight protein-tyrosine-phosphatase, producing the protein MFNRILVVCMGNICRSPLGEASLKAIMPNKAVCSAGIATEPSGLIGQPADSMMQSVSANHGLELNEHKAQQLTQELCDSNDLILVMEPAHIDLVASIAPNARHKTLLLGQWSVGTIADPYQKDQQAFEFALQQVLQASRQWAQKIA; encoded by the coding sequence ATGTTTAATCGAATTTTAGTGGTTTGTATGGGTAACATCTGTCGCTCTCCTCTAGGTGAAGCGTCATTGAAAGCGATAATGCCGAATAAAGCGGTTTGTTCTGCTGGGATTGCGACCGAGCCAAGTGGCTTAATTGGTCAGCCCGCAGACTCTATGATGCAAAGCGTTTCGGCGAATCATGGCTTAGAACTTAATGAACACAAAGCACAACAGCTAACTCAAGAACTGTGTGATTCAAATGATCTCATTTTGGTTATGGAGCCAGCTCATATTGACTTGGTTGCTTCCATTGCACCTAACGCGAGACATAAGACGTTATTGCTAGGGCAATGGAGTGTAGGGACTATTGCAGACCCTTACCAAAAAGACCAACAGGCTTTTGAATTTGCTCTGCAACAGGTGTTACAAGCAAGTCGCCAATGGGCGCAAAAGATCGCCTAA
- a CDS encoding porin: MKKTILALATSAVLSPAYAYEIINNDTAYLDVYGEVKARAFFYDNESNDYTFGESKIGVDARYSVTDTTSVLSLVEAEINFDAEEDKDEDDLYLSKYYAGAQHEVLGTLTFGKHATTSDDLNGVDYSEAFGGLANLNAVSQHDLGLKYKFETEVFALSVNYGPEAGDLDREIMEAYGQYFLADLTLTAGVGSSSTNVTQNSKDELYSMLSGELNMGDYKLGATYYNTDIEDRSNSQLDVKKNAFAIAGQIEIIEKLFGYTGYEFISQDSNTRTLDGEINNFYLGSRYEIVEWASVYAEVNLVDDGTKIVDEQATNYALGATVSW, encoded by the coding sequence ATGAAGAAGACTATTCTCGCTTTAGCGACGTCGGCTGTTCTGTCACCCGCTTACGCTTACGAAATTATTAATAACGACACAGCTTACCTAGATGTATATGGTGAAGTGAAGGCTCGTGCGTTTTTCTACGACAATGAGAGCAATGACTACACGTTCGGTGAATCTAAGATTGGTGTAGATGCGCGTTATTCAGTGACGGACACGACTAGTGTACTTTCATTAGTTGAAGCTGAAATCAACTTTGATGCTGAAGAAGATAAAGATGAAGATGATCTTTACCTATCAAAATACTATGCAGGTGCACAACACGAAGTGTTAGGCACGCTAACGTTTGGTAAACATGCAACAACTTCGGATGACCTAAACGGCGTCGATTACTCTGAAGCGTTTGGTGGCTTAGCTAATCTTAATGCTGTAAGCCAACACGATCTTGGCCTTAAGTACAAATTCGAAACTGAAGTGTTTGCGCTTAGTGTGAACTACGGCCCTGAAGCCGGTGACTTAGATCGCGAAATTATGGAAGCTTATGGTCAGTACTTTTTAGCGGATCTAACTTTAACTGCTGGTGTGGGTTCTTCTTCAACAAACGTGACTCAAAACAGTAAAGATGAGCTGTACTCTATGCTAAGTGGTGAGCTAAACATGGGTGACTACAAGCTAGGTGCAACGTACTACAATACTGATATTGAAGACCGTTCAAACAGCCAACTTGACGTTAAGAAAAACGCTTTCGCTATCGCTGGTCAAATTGAGATTATCGAAAAGCTATTTGGTTACACCGGTTATGAGTTCATCTCCCAAGATTCAAACACTCGTACTTTAGACGGCGAAATCAATAACTTCTACTTAGGTTCTCGTTACGAAATCGTAGAATGGGCAAGTGTTTACGCTGAAGTGAACCTTGTCGATGACGGCACTAAAATAGTCGATGAGCAAGCCACTAACTATGCACTAGGTGCAACTGTTAGCTGGTAA
- a CDS encoding immunoglobulin-like domain-containing protein, giving the protein MLKRKALQLAVSVGMAAMSGAVYANGSDMTNPDSGVVVGYWHNWCDGGGYQGGNAPCVTLDEVNPMYNIVNVSFMKVYDVADGRIPTFKLDPTIGLSEQQFIDQISELNKQGRSVLLALGGADAHVELETGDERAFADEIIRLTERYGFDGLDIDLEQAAVTAANNQTVIPDALKLVKDHYRAEGKNFLITMAPEFPYLTSGGKYVPYIDNLEGYYDWINPQFYNQGGDGIWVDGIGWIAQNNDELKEEFIYYISDSLINGTRGFHKIPHDKLVFGIPSSIDAAATGFVQDPQDLYDAFETLTTQGQPLRGVMTWSINWDMGTDKNGQQYNEQFIKDYGPFVHGQVTPPPVEGEPVLKGVEHARVLHGSAFDPMEGVTATDKEDGDLTSSIDVEGYVETAVIGTYVLTYRVKDSDDNETTKARTVEVYSQKPVFDGVSDTTVILGSAFDPIAGVTANDAEDGDLTSSITHTGSVDVNEMGNYSLVYSVTDSAHQTVTAERKVSVTDGSNCAAAWDAETVYVEGDQASHDGSTWAAGWYTRGEEPGTTGEWGVWRKVSDSSCGGNPDPGTDPELEVSGLQSEYAPDNGDVRLDLTLTSNEALDVTAMVLNSAGTLVEQTKVNLVDSQTITIVLNDVTEGQYSLEVVGTASDGEMVMVNNSFSVKDGGGTTPPPGDYPPYEAGTNYAAGDIVVGSDNGLYECKPWPYTAWCASASYAPAESQYWQDAWTKL; this is encoded by the coding sequence ATGTTGAAACGTAAAGCTCTGCAATTAGCGGTATCTGTCGGAATGGCCGCAATGTCTGGCGCTGTTTATGCGAATGGTTCAGATATGACGAATCCAGATTCTGGTGTCGTAGTCGGTTATTGGCACAACTGGTGTGATGGTGGTGGTTACCAAGGTGGCAATGCGCCTTGTGTGACATTGGACGAAGTGAACCCAATGTACAACATCGTGAATGTGTCATTCATGAAAGTGTACGATGTGGCGGATGGTCGAATTCCTACTTTTAAACTAGACCCAACCATTGGGTTATCAGAACAACAATTTATTGACCAAATCTCAGAACTCAACAAGCAAGGTCGTTCTGTCCTGTTAGCTCTGGGTGGTGCAGATGCACACGTAGAACTAGAAACCGGTGATGAAAGAGCTTTTGCTGATGAAATTATTCGTCTGACTGAGCGTTACGGCTTCGATGGTCTGGATATCGATCTGGAGCAAGCCGCGGTAACCGCAGCCAACAACCAAACTGTTATTCCTGATGCGTTAAAACTGGTGAAAGACCATTACCGTGCGGAAGGCAAAAACTTCCTCATCACGATGGCGCCTGAATTTCCGTACTTAACGTCTGGTGGTAAATATGTACCATACATCGACAATCTAGAAGGTTACTACGACTGGATTAACCCTCAATTCTACAATCAAGGTGGCGATGGTATTTGGGTTGATGGTATCGGTTGGATTGCACAAAACAATGATGAATTGAAAGAAGAGTTCATCTACTACATTTCTGATTCTCTAATCAACGGTACTCGTGGCTTCCACAAGATCCCACACGACAAGTTAGTGTTTGGTATCCCTTCGAGCATTGATGCTGCAGCTACGGGTTTCGTGCAAGATCCTCAAGATCTTTACGACGCATTTGAGACCTTAACGACTCAAGGCCAACCTCTGCGCGGTGTAATGACGTGGTCTATCAACTGGGACATGGGCACCGATAAGAACGGCCAACAATACAACGAACAGTTCATCAAAGATTACGGCCCATTTGTTCACGGGCAAGTGACACCGCCACCGGTTGAAGGTGAGCCAGTGCTGAAAGGCGTTGAACATGCGCGTGTTCTTCATGGCAGCGCATTTGACCCAATGGAAGGTGTCACTGCAACAGACAAAGAAGACGGTGATTTAACGTCTTCAATTGATGTTGAAGGGTATGTTGAAACAGCGGTTATTGGCACTTATGTTCTGACTTACCGTGTGAAAGACAGTGACGATAACGAAACCACCAAAGCAAGAACGGTAGAAGTTTACAGCCAAAAACCAGTATTCGATGGCGTATCTGATACGACAGTAATACTTGGTTCTGCATTCGACCCAATAGCAGGTGTGACGGCGAATGATGCAGAAGATGGTGACCTAACGAGTTCTATTACACACACTGGCAGTGTCGATGTGAATGAAATGGGCAACTACTCGCTTGTATATAGTGTGACAGACAGTGCGCATCAAACCGTCACTGCTGAACGTAAAGTGTCTGTGACTGACGGTTCTAACTGTGCTGCTGCATGGGATGCCGAAACGGTTTATGTTGAAGGCGACCAAGCTTCACATGACGGTTCAACGTGGGCAGCCGGCTGGTACACTCGTGGCGAAGAGCCGGGAACAACAGGTGAGTGGGGCGTTTGGAGAAAGGTTTCAGATTCTTCTTGCGGTGGTAACCCTGATCCGGGTACAGATCCTGAACTTGAAGTTTCGGGTCTTCAGTCCGAATACGCACCTGATAACGGTGATGTCCGCTTGGATCTGACACTAACGTCAAACGAAGCGTTAGATGTGACTGCAATGGTGCTAAATAGTGCAGGTACTTTAGTTGAACAGACTAAAGTAAACCTCGTCGATAGCCAAACAATCACTATCGTTTTGAATGACGTAACTGAAGGCCAATACTCACTTGAAGTGGTTGGTACTGCATCGGATGGTGAAATGGTCATGGTGAATAATTCGTTCTCTGTGAAAGACGGTGGCGGTACTACACCACCTCCAGGTGATTACCCTCCTTATGAAGCGGGCACAAACTACGCAGCCGGTGACATTGTAGTGGGTAGTGATAATGGTTTATACGAATGTAAACCTTGGCCATACACGGCTTGGTGTGCAAGCGCATCTTACGCTCCTGCAGAGAGCCAATACTGGCAAGATGCTTGGACAAAGCTGTAA
- a CDS encoding LysR family transcriptional regulator: MNLAQVDLNLLVILKHLLEEKHVSNTALALDMSQPTVSRSLQKLRTVFNDDLLVRAAYGYELTPKAEAIKQDLNSVLTRLEKLVHGDVFEPQTSDNTVRFFGLVPQVSHLLPKVVAQIRKQAPNMVVDIDSIPKRHFEPLLSGDAHFVLSTHEPLSSEQNLYRMFVISRDYRLLMSKDHPLADKEITVDDLLNSQLGQISLQGDKKLSIENRFKDLGLIDKQRQLSIPIQLSNFNIAADIAETTDIIFHLPTPFATRAANQRDLICKRVPKAIRSPSEDVYLYWHKRFHNDPMCRWVRNLFKEIYT, from the coding sequence ATGAATCTAGCGCAAGTCGACCTCAACCTCTTAGTCATCCTAAAGCATCTTTTAGAAGAAAAGCATGTGTCTAATACGGCCTTAGCGCTTGATATGAGCCAGCCAACGGTGAGTCGTTCGCTACAAAAACTGCGCACTGTATTTAATGATGACTTGTTGGTGAGAGCGGCTTATGGCTATGAATTAACGCCAAAAGCGGAAGCGATTAAACAAGATCTTAACTCTGTACTTACGCGCTTAGAAAAGCTGGTTCACGGAGACGTATTTGAACCTCAGACTAGTGACAATACCGTTCGTTTTTTTGGCTTGGTTCCTCAAGTTTCGCACTTATTGCCAAAAGTCGTGGCGCAAATTCGTAAACAAGCACCGAACATGGTGGTTGATATTGACTCCATCCCTAAACGTCACTTTGAACCTTTATTGTCGGGCGATGCGCACTTCGTGCTGTCAACGCATGAGCCGTTAAGCTCTGAGCAGAATCTGTATCGAATGTTCGTGATCAGCCGCGATTACCGCCTGTTGATGAGCAAAGACCACCCGTTGGCAGACAAAGAGATCACAGTCGATGATTTACTTAACAGCCAACTAGGTCAGATTTCACTGCAAGGTGACAAAAAACTCTCCATTGAAAATCGCTTTAAAGATTTAGGCTTGATTGATAAGCAGCGCCAACTATCGATTCCGATTCAGCTGTCCAATTTTAATATTGCTGCGGATATCGCTGAGACGACTGACATCATATTTCACTTACCGACACCGTTTGCCACACGAGCCGCTAATCAAAGAGATTTAATTTGTAAACGCGTACCTAAAGCCATCAGAAGCCCATCAGAAGATGTGTATCTATATTGGCACAAACGTTTCCACAATGATCCTATGTGTCGATGGGTTCGCAATCTATTTAAAGAGATATATACCTGA
- a CDS encoding TonB-dependent receptor domain-containing protein produces the protein MSERSLLIRKPLLVRKPLSIAVAVICTSLSANVLAQEEAQATDEQMVVTATRTEMALKQAPASMSVITAQDIEDSPGITLADIVAESTSVESDFDSTRAGRQMISIRGMDSDYTLIMVNGRRLSSASAIIRGNDFDLSTIPADSIERVEIIRGPMSALYGSDGMGGTINIITKAPENDWSSTLSMDTSSPLDGDGGEEYSMGFTTSGALIEDELFARVSVNQTSRNAWQPYSGTHSSGYDRSDVTALEERDTLSLLASLTWNATDNQTIDFDFGYSDDERDGLAEYATGANPVDSKVVRNSQAITHSGFWSWGDTQVRYSRENVTDNDAADSDTSYSSDVEELTQIVEASATTYLGESHTVTFGMDYQLSELTNKENLVNGTSEAYQGALFVQDQWLMTEQLTATVGGRLDKHELYGEEFSPRVYLVHQTTNDLIIKGGVGKAFKAPTLTQNQADYQVNSCKGACDLYGNEDLKPETSWNYEIAAIYSQPRWNVEGALFRNEINDLIDRDDTYCENGGMFESGKGCADSSSSTGYVKGKRTYTNVSEAVVQGAELTGQFQITDEWGVSGNYTFLDTEDKSTGEELLERYKHSGLVKLNWSPTYDLNTFISARYRGERNIETDLTQDAYTTLNIGGVYNINDSVRVRAGVTNLTDEAVSQELENMGYVEEPRTYYVGMTADF, from the coding sequence ATGTCTGAGAGATCTCTTTTGATTCGCAAACCTCTTTTGGTTCGTAAACCCCTTTCGATCGCAGTCGCTGTTATTTGTACGTCACTTTCGGCTAACGTGTTAGCGCAAGAAGAAGCACAAGCTACCGATGAACAAATGGTGGTTACGGCAACTCGTACTGAGATGGCACTAAAACAAGCACCAGCTTCAATGTCGGTTATCACCGCTCAAGATATCGAAGACAGCCCTGGTATTACCTTAGCTGACATCGTCGCTGAATCAACGAGTGTTGAGTCTGACTTCGACAGCACACGTGCTGGCCGTCAAATGATCTCTATTCGTGGTATGGATTCTGATTACACGCTTATCATGGTCAATGGCCGTCGTCTAAGTTCGGCGAGCGCTATCATCCGTGGTAACGACTTCGACCTTTCTACCATTCCTGCTGATTCAATCGAACGTGTTGAAATCATCCGTGGCCCAATGTCTGCACTTTACGGTTCAGATGGCATGGGTGGCACAATCAATATCATCACCAAGGCTCCAGAAAATGATTGGAGTTCAACACTAAGCATGGACACGTCTTCACCGTTAGATGGTGATGGTGGTGAAGAGTACTCGATGGGCTTCACCACCTCTGGTGCTCTAATTGAAGATGAATTGTTTGCACGCGTTTCTGTGAACCAAACTAGTCGCAATGCATGGCAGCCATACTCTGGTACACACAGCTCCGGTTACGATCGCTCAGATGTTACCGCTTTAGAAGAGCGTGACACACTAAGCTTACTCGCAAGCTTGACTTGGAATGCGACAGACAACCAAACGATCGACTTTGATTTTGGTTACAGCGACGACGAACGTGACGGTTTAGCTGAATACGCTACAGGTGCAAACCCTGTTGATAGTAAGGTTGTACGTAACAGCCAAGCGATTACGCACAGTGGCTTTTGGAGTTGGGGTGATACGCAAGTGCGTTATTCTCGTGAGAACGTGACTGATAATGATGCTGCTGACTCAGATACTAGCTACAGCAGCGATGTTGAAGAGTTAACTCAAATCGTAGAAGCGTCTGCAACGACTTATCTTGGCGAGAGTCACACTGTAACATTTGGTATGGACTACCAGTTAAGTGAATTAACCAACAAAGAAAACCTCGTTAATGGAACATCAGAAGCTTACCAAGGTGCATTGTTTGTTCAAGACCAATGGTTGATGACTGAGCAGTTAACTGCAACAGTCGGTGGTCGTTTGGATAAGCACGAATTGTACGGTGAAGAGTTCAGTCCTCGTGTGTATCTAGTTCATCAAACGACCAATGACCTCATCATCAAAGGCGGCGTGGGCAAGGCGTTCAAAGCGCCGACTTTGACGCAAAACCAAGCAGACTATCAAGTGAATAGCTGTAAGGGTGCTTGTGATTTATATGGTAACGAAGACCTCAAGCCTGAAACTAGTTGGAACTATGAGATTGCGGCTATATACAGTCAACCTCGTTGGAATGTCGAAGGTGCTTTGTTCCGTAATGAAATTAACGACCTTATTGACCGTGACGACACATACTGCGAGAACGGCGGCATGTTTGAATCGGGTAAAGGGTGTGCGGATAGCTCTAGCTCAACTGGCTATGTGAAAGGAAAGCGTACTTATACCAATGTTTCAGAGGCTGTGGTTCAAGGTGCTGAACTGACTGGTCAATTCCAAATTACCGACGAGTGGGGCGTGTCTGGTAACTACACGTTCTTAGACACAGAAGACAAATCAACAGGTGAAGAGCTGCTTGAGCGCTATAAGCATTCAGGTTTAGTAAAGCTGAACTGGAGCCCAACTTACGATCTAAACACGTTCATCAGCGCTCGTTACCGAGGTGAACGTAATATCGAAACTGATTTGACTCAAGATGCTTACACGACACTGAACATTGGCGGGGTATATAACATTAATGATTCAGTTAGAGTACGCGCAGGCGTTACTAACTTGACTGATGAAGCGGTATCTCAAGAGCTTGAGAACATGGGCTACGTCGAAGAGCCACGTACTTACTATGTAGGTATGACTGCAGATTTCTAA
- a CDS encoding class I SAM-dependent DNA methyltransferase — protein sequence MSANALYTDLSGYYDLMCVDIDYQAQSDCVRRLHQIFGNKGKTHLDLGCGTGPHVRHFIDYGYQSNGLDLNKPMLDIAQVRCPEANFSVQNMSNFEVSEPLDLITCFLYSIHYNDGLEKLKECIASVHRALKPEGVFCFNVVDKEKISNDLFVRHTANQEQDDFTFRSGWYYSGEGSKQALKLSIEKTTAGETQIWNDEHPMVAFSFKELIEILKPYFEVHIFEHDYDKLLPWDNLSGNALIACVKS from the coding sequence ATGTCCGCCAACGCACTCTATACCGACCTATCTGGTTACTATGATTTAATGTGTGTCGATATTGACTACCAAGCGCAGAGTGACTGCGTTCGTAGGCTACATCAGATTTTTGGAAATAAAGGAAAAACTCACCTAGACCTTGGATGTGGTACAGGGCCACATGTTCGTCATTTTATTGATTACGGCTATCAAAGTAATGGCCTTGATCTGAATAAACCGATGCTCGATATTGCTCAAGTTCGTTGCCCTGAAGCCAACTTCTCCGTGCAAAACATGAGTAACTTTGAAGTCTCTGAGCCACTCGACTTGATCACCTGTTTCTTGTATTCAATCCATTACAACGATGGTCTAGAGAAACTAAAAGAGTGCATTGCAAGCGTGCACCGAGCCTTGAAACCCGAAGGTGTGTTCTGCTTCAACGTGGTCGACAAAGAGAAGATCAGCAATGACTTGTTTGTTCGACACACGGCCAACCAAGAACAAGATGATTTCACCTTTCGCTCAGGTTGGTATTACTCCGGTGAAGGTAGCAAGCAAGCATTGAAACTCAGCATTGAAAAGACAACTGCAGGTGAAACGCAAATTTGGAATGATGAACACCCTATGGTCGCGTTCTCGTTTAAAGAGTTGATTGAAATACTGAAGCCTTACTTCGAGGTTCATATCTTTGAACACGATTACGATAAGTTACTTCCATGGGATAACTTGTCAGGCAATGCTTTGATCGCTTGTGTAAAAAGCTAA
- a CDS encoding sensor domain-containing diguanylate cyclase → MSIQLDLTTTMPCKNFDSTQGHMTLQDHRVVDVDNNIAKIFGYTTREELLDNIDFVYALVPNGHQSLAKKRYLEAIKCKLNKGKVYTDIPVNGRNISVFCLSHVIELNNRPALQVTLIDITQVVEGERKRNETDRMYRELLCTSKQGILIHRNFKPLMVNQAWVEQQGATSIEHVLSMESVISIVPEEQRQSAIKRCHNILNGNPPSFSSVVINQCFDGTKKYFNLYDNVINWEGEDAIQVVLEEVTDKVELERELLYRAMHDDLTDVFNRRAIYDWLNKPAHHNMEMSCLLLDIDDFKLINDKFGHTVGDTVIKQLANTIKTHVAALNGVIGRWGGEEFIVFIPNANPTQTQVIGERICHDFSQHTFYGFNRRQFTSSVSIGITNHCICHSTRSINTLIRVTDDALYNAKTNGKNQVSVNRDAVCVEALG, encoded by the coding sequence ATGAGTATTCAACTAGATTTAACCACCACAATGCCCTGTAAGAATTTCGATTCAACACAAGGCCATATGACGCTACAAGATCACCGAGTCGTTGATGTTGACAATAACATCGCCAAAATTTTTGGCTACACCACTCGAGAAGAACTGCTCGACAATATCGACTTTGTCTACGCTTTGGTACCTAACGGACACCAAAGCCTCGCAAAGAAGAGATACCTTGAAGCCATCAAATGCAAACTTAATAAAGGAAAAGTCTACACGGATATCCCGGTCAATGGCCGTAACATATCTGTGTTCTGCCTTTCACATGTTATCGAACTGAATAACCGACCCGCCTTACAAGTTACGCTCATTGATATCACACAAGTGGTCGAAGGCGAACGCAAGCGTAACGAGACTGACCGGATGTATCGAGAACTGCTCTGTACATCAAAACAGGGCATTTTGATTCATCGCAATTTCAAACCTTTAATGGTCAACCAAGCTTGGGTTGAACAACAAGGGGCGACCTCGATCGAACATGTTCTATCTATGGAGTCGGTTATTTCAATCGTTCCTGAAGAACAACGCCAATCGGCAATAAAACGTTGCCATAATATCCTTAACGGCAATCCACCTAGCTTTAGTTCTGTCGTCATCAATCAGTGCTTTGATGGGACAAAGAAGTACTTCAATCTCTATGACAACGTGATTAATTGGGAAGGTGAAGACGCAATTCAGGTCGTGCTTGAAGAAGTAACCGATAAAGTAGAGCTAGAGAGAGAACTGCTTTATCGTGCGATGCATGACGATCTAACCGATGTCTTTAATCGCCGCGCAATTTATGATTGGTTAAATAAGCCAGCTCATCACAACATGGAAATGTCTTGTTTATTGCTTGATATTGATGACTTCAAGTTAATTAACGATAAATTTGGGCACACCGTTGGTGATACTGTGATTAAACAGCTAGCAAACACCATCAAAACGCATGTCGCGGCCTTGAACGGCGTGATTGGTCGTTGGGGTGGAGAAGAGTTCATTGTCTTTATCCCTAATGCCAACCCCACACAAACCCAAGTTATTGGAGAGAGGATTTGCCACGACTTCAGTCAACACACATTCTATGGGTTTAACCGCCGACAGTTTACATCGAGCGTCAGTATAGGCATTACCAACCATTGTATTTGCCATTCGACGAGATCGATTAACACCTTAATTCGCGTAACGGACGATGCCCTTTATAACGCCAAAACTAACGGTAAAAATCAAGTGTCAGTTAATAGAGATGCGGTGTGTGTTGAAGCATTAGGATAA